The genomic interval GCTTGTCCACTGAAATGGCAGTGTACCAAAGAAGAAGGGCATTGCAGGCAAAAAGAAGAAACTGCGAGAATCCAAAGCCAAAACCTATGGCCAATCCTTGCAATAGACTCTGCTTCAGTATCTTACCAAGATGTAACCTGTATAGTTCCATTATCTTGTTCCCAGCACAGAAGGCTACAACAGTGTAAATGTTTCGGACTGCGTCTTCAAGAACTAGTGAGGCCTTTCTATGCATTTCCTGGATTCCTTTTGAGAAGCCAGCAAGCCACAATTTCTGCATGGTTTATCAAATAAATATTAGAGCATGCCTGATTGCTCaagttaaaatataaatatccaGTATGGAGTGCTAAATCCCAAATTGCATGAAGTTTTGCATGGAGATCAAGAGGCAAGTGTTTTGTTTAACACATTAAGCCGTCAACCAGTTCAGGCAATTAAAAGAATTATATGGACAATGTGTAAAACTGTGAACAGGCTACAAGCCACATGAGGCAGAACATGAATCCAACATATCATACTCATAGAAACATTTATTCAGTATAGAAAGATACAAGTCAGGTTGGTTATTGTCAAGAACAGACGTTGTTGGCATGAATAATAGTATTTCTACGGTTTCTAATGTGCCCCAATCATTGACAGTATCAAAATTATATGTGCAAAGTGACGAGGTAGGTGCTAGAGCTGTCTGTGCAAGACTTCAAGTGGCATTTTAGGAAGCCTAGGAGGCCTATtgtgtgtttattttttttgaggggtCCTATTGTGTGTTTACTCTCTTAGGCTTTACTTGTATATGACCCTTCAAAGAAGCATGGAATCTATAACTTCTAATCGAATTTTGACTTGAATAATGCTActattttaattcctaattttctATGAGGAACGTTTTGATATATTATCATATCCCTGCGTGAATGAGACCAAACAAAGAATGGTAATGCTCTCACCAACACATATCACAATCTTTGTCaatatgtcaaattttggtCCAGCTATGATGGCAACTAGCAAACCTTTAAGACAATATTACCTGAGCAATAGCAGAGATGACAAGAACAGGTAAAGTTGCAAGAGCAACAAGTGCAACCCGCCATCCCAACAGCATTCCAATAAGAAGAGCCACTGAAACTGCAGCAGTGTCTTGTATGAATATGGAAAGGCGATTACTGAATGCGGCACGAACAAATGTAGCATCATTTGCCAAGCGCATGGATAGTGTATCAGCACTGTTCTCCTCTTTGTCAAACCATCCAACTTCATTGCGCAGAATTGCTGTGAAGAAATATAAAATCAGTGTGGGTTGTGGaggtaaaaaaaactcaacgtCGCAGCAGATGCAATAAAAGTAAGAGgcttgtatatgtacatatgcaCATGGAAATTACCAGAGAACATCATTCTTCTTATGCGCTCGGTCATCTTCTCTCCCATTATTCCAAAATAGAAATGTTGCAACCAGTTGACCAGCACTGTAATAACACCCATGCCTACTATGAATAAGCACCACCTGTTCACTTCATGGTGCATGTCGCTAACATCTATTCGGTAATATGCTGACACTATTAGTGCTATTGTGTAAGCAAGCAGTGGATTGAAGGAACCAAATATAGCCGCACCGATTGTGCCTAAAAGTGCATAGGGCCATTCAGCAATACTAAGTGCTGCAAGTCTCCAAAAGGATGGAGGTTTATGGTGTTGCAACTCTTCTGGTTCACTCTGTTCAGAACTTGTATCATCCCGTTCACTCTGCGGCCTACTAAAAGTTTGTGAATGTGATCGCTCGTTCTTTGGATCAGAAGTTAAGAGAGGAGATATAGGTGAGTCAGGTTCTGAATTTTTTGAAGACTGTCGTTGAATGGGATGGATGTCAACTTTTGGAAGATCGGGCAATTTCATTTCAAAACTATCCTGTCTCTTGATGGATGGCACTCTCTCGGTTGCAACCAAAGGTATCCCGTTGTCTATAGTTTGTTCTGAAGGTGGGCTCTGATCCTTCGGGGAATCATGAGAGTTTTTGTTTGTGTCTGATCGCCAAAACTGAAGCATTCCATGTGTTCTTTGAAGAGAAGGTGATTTGGCCATCTTGGGAGAGGATGATTCTTGAAAACTTTGGCTGGCCGACAGATCCTCAATTTGGAGTGACTTACGCTCCTTGCCATTCTTGGTTGGCATCCTGACAAAGATCAAGAAGCATTAGTAAGCCAGCTCTGACTGAATCATGCAAATTAGACATGCCTAGAGAAAAGTCAGCACAAGGTTAACTGATATTTGTTCTGAGCAGCATATTTGTGCAGGATGCTTTCAACATTCATAACATCATATAATGTTAGAACATGTTGTATGCACATTGAGTTTCAAGCATGAACTAATGCACACAAAATCCTAAGCCTTATGCGGCTTAAGAAAGATGGCACTCTTCAATAATTAGTATTCTCTGTCACGTCTAAGCTAACTCAGGACCTTTGGTTATGTTCCAATAGTAGGATATCGGACAATTGATATGTTTAATTGTAGCCAAGAGGACAACTATATGGAGAATATATGGACTTCTAACCTAGACCAGAACCAACTTTGTACTGAACATAAACTAGCGCGGTATTATCCAGAGGAAAAATTATCTTTACCTCTTGGGAAGCTTTGTTGCTTCCTCACACCTTAAAAGCTCAGCATAAAGGCCATCCAAGTTCAGCAGTTCATCATGTGTCCCCATTTCAACAAGATGTCCCTCCTCCATCACAGCTATGTAATCAGCATTTTTAATGAGGCTGAGACGCCGAGCTATTATAATGGTTGACCTTCCCAACATGAGAACATCTAATGCTTCTTGCACAGCTTTTTCAGCTTCAAAATCAAGCCCTCCTGTGACCTCATCAAGTAAAAGAATTGAAGGGTTTGAAAGCACGGCCCGGGCAATAGAAATTTTGATCTTTTGTTCATCACTCAGGGCCATACCAGCTCGACCAACCTAGGAAGGTACAAAAGAATAAATGGTTAAGAAATGAAACAAACTCGCCATGCTAACCAGCCTACAATCCTAGAACGTTTCTTAAAGAACGCCCTGTAACCTACACAGCTACACCATGATATGGTACTGCTGTTACCTGGGTTTCATATCCCTTTTCAAGTGAACTAATGAACCCATGGGCATGTGCTGTCTTAGCTGCCTCTTCTATCTGATCAAAGGTAGCAGATCTTCCGTAAGCAATATTTTCCCGAATGCTCAAACTCAACAATGCGGGTTCTTGGGTCACTAGACCAATTTGGCTTCTCAACCATTctactttcaaattttttatattttcccCATCCAAAAGTACTTCTCCTGAAATCATTAAAAAATAGCTTTAGCGAATGGATAAAATGgaatgggaaaaaaatcaaatatgcatCTTATTGGTATTACCTAAGGTTGGATCATAGAATCTCTCCATTAGAGGAATTATGCTACTTTTCCCTGAGCCGTTTCTACCAACAAGTGCAACAGTTTTTCTGGCAGGTACAGTGAGAAAGAAACCACTTAAAATTGGAATTTCAGGCCGGGAGAGATAACTAAAATACACATTCCTGAATTCAATGTTCCCTTGCACTAGAGGCAAGGTGGAGCCTTCTTGATTGGTGCTGGAAGTTGAACGGCTTATCATCTCATACAGTCTATAAGCAGCAATACGTCCTTGTTCAAATGAATAGAAGTTCGTAGCTGCTTGGTTCAAACCACTATAAATTGGGAAAATATTAGATAAGCCACTAGTCGATGAAAATAGAGGGAAAATTATCTGATTAAGTTGCTTACAGGCCACTTAG from Oryza glaberrima chromosome 3, OglaRS2, whole genome shotgun sequence carries:
- the LOC127767046 gene encoding ABC transporter B family member 20-like translates to MMPTGLFGWASPHVQPLTPVSEVSEPPESPSPYGDGPAGDAGVGAREGEGLGPGEEEVEDDEVEPPPSAVSFWRLFEFADGIDWALMVAGALAAAAHGAALVIYLHYFGRSLNLLDSERVESALHGRSDELLHRFKEHALYIVYIAGGVFAAGWIEVSCWILTGERQTAVIRSKYVQVLLNQDMSFFDTYGNNGDIVSQVLSDVLLIQSAISEKVGNYIHNMATFVGGLVVGLINCWQITLLTLATGPLIVAAGGISNIFLHRLAENIQDAYAEAASIAEQAIAYIRTLYAFTNETLAKYSYATSLQATLRYGILISLVQGIGLGFTYGLAICSCALQLWVGRHLIARGKADGGQVVVALFSVILSGLGLNQAATNFYSFEQGRIAAYRLYEMISRSTSSTNQEGSTLPLVQGNIEFRNVYFSYLSRPEIPILSGFFLTVPARKTVALVGRNGSGKSSIIPLMERFYDPTLGEVLLDGENIKNLKVEWLRSQIGLVTQEPALLSLSIRENIAYGRSATFDQIEEAAKTAHAHGFISSLEKGYETQVGRAGMALSDEQKIKISIARAVLSNPSILLLDEVTGGLDFEAEKAVQEALDVLMLGRSTIIIARRLSLIKNADYIAVMEEGHLVEMGTHDELLNLDGLYAELLRCEEATKLPKRMPTKNGKERKSLQIEDLSASQSFQESSSPKMAKSPSLQRTHGMLQFWRSDTNKNSHDSPKDQSPPSEQTIDNGIPLVATERVPSIKRQDSFEMKLPDLPKVDIHPIQRQSSKNSEPDSPISPLLTSDPKNERSHSQTFSRPQSERDDTSSEQSEPEELQHHKPPSFWRLAALSIAEWPYALLGTIGAAIFGSFNPLLAYTIALIVSAYYRIDVSDMHHEVNRWCLFIVGMGVITVLVNWLQHFYFGIMGEKMTERIRRMMFSAILRNEVGWFDKEENSADTLSMRLANDATFVRAAFSNRLSIFIQDTAAVSVALLIGMLLGWRVALVALATLPVLVISAIAQKLWLAGFSKGIQEMHRKASLVLEDAVRNIYTVVAFCAGNKIMELYRLHLGKILKQSLLQGLAIGFGFGFSQFLLFACNALLLWYTAISVDKQRLTIATGLKEYILFSFASFALVEPFGLAPYILKRRKSLISVFQIIDREPKIDPDDNTGLKPPNVYGSIEFKNVDFSYPARPEILVLSNFNLKVSGGQTVAVVGVSGSGKSTIISLIERFYDPVTGQVLLDGRDIKSFNLRWLRSHMGLIQQEPVIFSTTIRENIIYARHNATEAEMKEAARIANAHHFISSLPHGYDTHVGMRGVDLTAGQKQRIAIARVVLKNAPILLLDEASSAIESESSRVVQEALDTLVMGNKTTILIAHRAAMMKHVDNIVVLNGGRIVEQGTHDSLMDLNGLYVRLMQPHFGKGLRQHRLM